In Halanaeroarchaeum sp. HSR-CO, one DNA window encodes the following:
- a CDS encoding zinc ribbon domain-containing protein gives MDTDTDRGCPKCGHTETDVGEISTTGGGLSKMFDIQTNSFKVVSCANCGYSELYRDTTSGTSDIVDIFLG, from the coding sequence ATGGACACTGACACCGATCGAGGCTGCCCGAAGTGTGGTCATACCGAAACAGACGTCGGAGAGATCTCGACGACTGGGGGTGGCCTCTCCAAGATGTTCGATATTCAGACGAATAGCTTCAAAGTCGTCTCGTGTGCGAACTGCGGCTATTCCGAATTGTACCGAGATACGACCTCCGGCACGAGCGACATCGTGGACATTTTCCTGGGGTGA
- a CDS encoding FAD-dependent oxidoreductase, giving the protein MSAPADRYVIVGGNAAGMSAATRLRRLDESCEIVVFERDDHVSFASCGLPYHVSDTIPDAEQLVVESADDIGETFDLDIRTGHEVVDVDPEAQTITVESDGTRVDESYDDLVLTPGAEPIVPPIDGVHDADGVYTLRSVDDAVSIRERVEESSVQRALVVGAGYIGLEMAENLHEAGLDVAIAEMEERVMPHSLGPGMAALVHNRLREHGIDLHLNTTVDGIADREDGMVATFDDGSTVETGIVVLATGVMPRTELAEAAGVEIGDSGAIAVNEQLRTSNPHIYAAGDAVEVVTQATRENDWIPLAGPANRQGRVVADVLAGRATIYEPVLGTAVAKIFDMTVASVGETAPSLEARNKAYERSYTLQSSHADYYPANEDMRILLLFDPYNGMVLGAQIVGGEGVDKRIDVLATAIQHDDTVYDLQQFDLAYAPPYSKAKDPVNIAGMVAGNIVDGTVDTVHWDELVDLDEDVSILDCRPPEMRAERGWFDGSLNVPLSELRDRLDEIPDQVVTHCKIGKSAYFSARVLEQHGFDVRNLDGGYSFYNEIERDWRARDDPAYDPPIPPARE; this is encoded by the coding sequence ATGTCGGCACCAGCCGATCGATACGTCATCGTCGGCGGAAACGCGGCGGGAATGAGCGCGGCAACCCGATTACGTCGACTGGACGAATCGTGTGAGATCGTCGTGTTCGAAAGGGACGACCACGTCTCGTTCGCGAGCTGTGGATTGCCATACCACGTTAGCGACACGATACCGGACGCCGAGCAGCTCGTCGTCGAATCGGCGGATGATATCGGCGAGACGTTCGACCTCGATATTCGGACCGGTCACGAAGTCGTCGACGTCGATCCCGAAGCACAGACCATCACCGTCGAGAGTGACGGGACGAGGGTGGACGAGTCGTACGACGACCTCGTGTTGACTCCGGGAGCCGAACCGATCGTTCCCCCGATCGATGGGGTTCACGACGCCGATGGCGTGTATACTCTCAGGTCGGTCGACGACGCCGTTTCGATTCGAGAACGAGTCGAAGAATCGTCGGTGCAACGGGCGCTGGTCGTCGGAGCGGGTTACATCGGTCTGGAGATGGCCGAGAACTTACACGAGGCCGGACTGGACGTAGCGATCGCCGAAATGGAAGAACGGGTCATGCCGCACTCCCTCGGGCCTGGAATGGCTGCCCTGGTCCACAACCGGCTTCGGGAACACGGTATCGATCTCCATCTCAACACGACCGTCGATGGAATCGCCGACCGTGAGGACGGAATGGTCGCGACCTTCGACGATGGTAGCACGGTCGAGACGGGGATCGTCGTCCTCGCAACCGGTGTCATGCCGCGCACCGAGCTCGCGGAAGCCGCCGGCGTCGAAATCGGTGATTCGGGGGCGATAGCCGTCAACGAGCAGCTTCGAACCTCGAACCCTCACATTTACGCGGCTGGAGACGCAGTCGAGGTAGTGACCCAGGCCACCCGGGAAAACGACTGGATTCCGCTTGCCGGGCCGGCAAATCGGCAGGGCCGGGTCGTCGCGGACGTCCTGGCTGGCCGCGCGACGATCTACGAGCCGGTGCTCGGAACGGCGGTCGCCAAGATATTCGATATGACGGTAGCGTCCGTCGGTGAGACGGCGCCCTCCCTCGAAGCGCGAAACAAGGCGTACGAGCGGTCGTACACGTTGCAAAGTTCGCACGCCGATTACTATCCGGCGAACGAAGACATGCGAATTTTGTTGTTGTTCGATCCGTACAACGGAATGGTACTCGGTGCCCAGATCGTCGGGGGCGAGGGCGTCGACAAGCGAATCGACGTTCTGGCGACCGCCATACAACACGACGATACGGTATACGACCTGCAGCAGTTCGATCTCGCCTACGCCCCGCCGTATTCGAAGGCCAAGGATCCCGTGAACATCGCGGGTATGGTCGCAGGAAACATCGTGGACGGGACGGTCGACACCGTCCACTGGGACGAACTCGTGGATCTCGACGAGGACGTCTCGATTTTGGACTGTCGACCGCCAGAAATGCGGGCCGAGCGTGGCTGGTTCGATGGCTCGCTGAACGTTCCGCTGTCGGAGTTACGGGATCGACTCGACGAGATTCCGGACCAGGTCGTCACCCACTGCAAGATCGGGAAATCCGCGTACTTCAGCGCTCGAGTGCTCGAACAGCACGGGTTCGACGTTCGAAATCTCGACGGCGGGTACAGTTTCTACAACGAGATCGAGCGCGACTGGCGGGCCCGCGACGATCCGGCCTACGATCCGCCGATTCCTCCGGCAAGAGAGTGA
- a CDS encoding ABC transporter ATP-binding protein, whose product MYTADAGRVELDEREITGAAPKDRPISMVYQDYMLFPHLTVEENIRFGRIQGVSEAEIDGRVDRFTDLLDIDDLRHRYPRTLSGGEKQRVALARSLVLDPEVLLLDEPVSALDVPSKEQIIDELESIQAETDVTVLHVTHGREEAIRLADRLAVMKDGEIVQTGTTETVFEEPNSRFVAQFVGTENVFEGTATWDGDSTSVELESGLEIEASDRAEGETLACIRPEYVSVRADQPTDGQWIDGELVGVSRREAAVQLDVEAGVEITARLTTSAYAALDAAVGDTVFVGVDPESIHLIANPGR is encoded by the coding sequence ATCTACACCGCCGACGCGGGCCGAGTCGAACTCGACGAAAGGGAGATCACGGGTGCTGCGCCGAAGGATCGGCCGATCAGCATGGTCTACCAGGATTACATGCTCTTTCCCCACCTCACGGTGGAGGAGAACATTCGGTTCGGTCGGATCCAGGGCGTCTCCGAGGCCGAAATCGATGGCCGAGTGGACCGGTTCACCGACCTGCTAGATATCGACGATCTGCGCCACCGGTATCCCCGGACGCTCAGCGGCGGTGAGAAACAGCGCGTGGCCCTCGCCCGGAGTCTCGTCCTCGATCCCGAGGTTCTCCTCCTCGACGAGCCAGTCAGCGCGCTCGACGTGCCATCGAAGGAGCAGATCATCGACGAACTCGAATCGATCCAGGCCGAGACTGACGTCACGGTCTTACACGTAACCCACGGACGGGAGGAGGCGATTCGCCTCGCCGACCGTCTGGCCGTTATGAAAGACGGTGAGATCGTCCAAACCGGGACAACCGAGACCGTCTTCGAAGAGCCGAACTCCCGCTTCGTCGCGCAGTTCGTCGGCACGGAAAACGTCTTCGAGGGGACGGCCACCTGGGACGGCGACTCGACCTCGGTAGAACTCGAATCCGGTCTGGAAATCGAGGCCAGCGACAGGGCCGAGGGGGAGACACTCGCGTGTATCCGTCCCGAATACGTTTCCGTCCGGGCGGACCAGCCGACCGACGGCCAGTGGATCGACGGAGAACTCGTCGGGGTCTCGCGGCGGGAAGCGGCGGTTCAACTCGACGTCGAGGCTGGTGTCGAGATCACCGCTCGGCTGACCACGTCTGCCTACGCGGCGCTCGACGCGGCGGTCGGCGACACGGTTTTCGTCGGCGTCGATCCGGAGTCGATCCACCTGATCGCAAATCCCGGGCGCTAA
- a CDS encoding ATP-binding cassette domain-containing protein gives MLEITGLTADLGEFTLNDVDLHVGEGEYFVLVGPTGSGKTIFLEV, from the coding sequence ATGCTCGAGATTACCGGGCTCACGGCAGATCTGGGCGAGTTCACGCTCAATGACGTCGACCTGCACGTCGGGGAGGGCGAGTACTTCGTCCTCGTCGGACCGACGGGGTCGGGCAAGACCATATTCCTCGAAGTATAG
- a CDS encoding ABC transporter permease, which yields MEARTFNQFTGVSVVVMAAFIVAVIGMLAIQTTPAALVTNLQSAEILFSIRLSLLTATVSSIMSMIVAVPTGYALARTEFPGKSFAETIVNVPLALPPLVAGVGLLLFFGHTPIGDVLNRFGIEFVFTKSGIVMAQFLINVPFAIRIMRSTFDGINPRYEHVAKTLGYTHAETFRKVTLPMAKNGFLASTAITWAKGMGEFGAVLMLAGATRMKTETLPIAVFLNMSSGEIELAIAAAIILVIVSFVALYVLERFGGDATIY from the coding sequence ATGGAAGCGAGAACGTTCAACCAGTTCACCGGCGTCTCTGTGGTGGTGATGGCGGCATTCATCGTCGCCGTCATCGGCATGCTCGCAATCCAGACCACACCAGCGGCGCTTGTGACGAACCTCCAGTCTGCGGAGATCCTCTTCTCGATCCGATTGAGTTTGCTCACCGCAACCGTCTCATCGATTATGAGCATGATCGTGGCGGTGCCAACGGGCTATGCCCTGGCTCGCACGGAGTTTCCCGGGAAGTCCTTCGCGGAGACAATCGTCAACGTGCCGCTGGCGCTGCCACCGCTCGTCGCTGGGGTCGGGCTCTTACTCTTTTTCGGCCACACGCCGATCGGTGACGTACTCAACCGTTTCGGTATCGAGTTCGTCTTCACGAAATCCGGAATCGTGATGGCCCAGTTCCTCATCAACGTGCCCTTCGCTATCCGGATCATGCGCTCGACTTTCGACGGAATCAACCCCCGATACGAACACGTGGCGAAGACACTCGGGTACACTCACGCCGAGACGTTCCGCAAGGTGACTCTACCAATGGCCAAGAACGGTTTTCTGGCCAGCACAGCGATTACGTGGGCCAAGGGGATGGGCGAGTTCGGCGCGGTCCTCATGCTGGCGGGCGCAACCCGGATGAAGACTGAGACTCTCCCGATCGCGGTCTTCCTGAACATGTCGAGCGGCGAAATAGAACTGGCCATCGCCGCCGCGATTATCCTCGTCATCGTCTCGTTCGTGGCACTGTACGTACTGGAACGCTTCGGCGGGGATGCCACCATCTACTGA
- the modA gene encoding molybdate ABC transporter substrate-binding protein, giving the protein MAIHRTRRQVLAAAGAGIATGFAGCSGGSTAEESTTIRTTGTTSAADTISILVYSGAGLKKPMDEIGAEFEAETGTEVQYNYAGSNTLLSQIELNKQGDVYMPGAKYYIDTADEKGFIAEKKLVAYHTPSIIVPEGNPAGVSSLSDLTDEGVDVALGDPGAAAIGRLGKKILEQNGLYEAVQQNVATTAGTTNELVVYTAQEQVDAAITWRADVHGMDEKVDRVPIAEAKNIIKTIPIGRLEFATHPEVAGEFVDFVASEGRDIFAAFGYRKYEGE; this is encoded by the coding sequence ATGGCGATACATCGTACCAGGCGACAGGTATTGGCGGCGGCTGGTGCAGGGATCGCAACTGGATTCGCTGGCTGTTCCGGTGGTTCGACGGCCGAGGAGTCTACCACTATCAGAACGACCGGAACGACCAGCGCGGCAGACACGATATCGATTCTAGTGTACAGCGGCGCGGGTCTCAAGAAGCCGATGGACGAGATCGGCGCCGAGTTCGAGGCCGAAACAGGTACCGAAGTCCAGTACAACTACGCCGGGTCGAATACCCTGTTGAGCCAGATCGAACTGAACAAGCAAGGCGACGTTTACATGCCCGGCGCGAAATACTACATCGACACCGCCGACGAGAAGGGCTTCATCGCGGAGAAGAAATTGGTGGCCTACCACACGCCGTCGATCATCGTCCCGGAAGGCAATCCAGCCGGCGTCTCGTCGCTATCCGATCTCACCGACGAAGGTGTGGACGTGGCGCTGGGTGATCCGGGGGCAGCGGCCATCGGTCGCCTCGGAAAGAAAATTCTGGAACAAAACGGCCTCTACGAAGCCGTCCAGCAGAACGTCGCGACGACTGCAGGCACCACGAACGAACTCGTCGTCTACACCGCCCAGGAGCAGGTGGACGCCGCCATCACCTGGCGGGCTGACGTCCACGGCATGGACGAGAAGGTCGACCGGGTCCCTATCGCCGAAGCGAAAAACATCATCAAGACCATCCCGATCGGACGCCTGGAGTTTGCCACCCACCCCGAGGTGGCCGGGGAGTTCGTCGACTTCGTGGCCAGCGAGGGTCGAGACATCTTCGCGGCGTTCGGCTATCGCAAGTACGAGGGTGAATGA
- a CDS encoding alpha-1 4-glucan-protein synthase codes for MPPEPDTCVIVPTIRDYDAMRAYFENARDHNFDLERVFVVLVTEDFCDTRGMRAMLDDEGVSGAVFDESARERWFDERGLSEYSHLIPEASHAQTSFGLLYLWANERFDYGFFIDDDTRPLADVDFFGTHLRNLEYEGLLPAVESDEDWVNVLHQSDTDLYPRGYPYAAMGEERVKTEEYVDGVVASQGLWTNVPDLDAVRILMDGDLDGQAQTRTSARDYEDDFVAADGNYLTVCSMNLAFHREIVPAFYQLPMDDNEWGIARFDDIWSGLFLKRACDDLGRQIYNGDPLCRHDKAPRSTFEDLQNEVAGLELNEHLWHVVDDVDVDAESFAEVYRAIADELVAGDYSDWNNGAFLNYCGRYMQDWLECLDEIEERRETVQPVMADD; via the coding sequence ATGCCCCCCGAACCTGATACGTGTGTTATCGTTCCAACGATCAGGGACTATGACGCGATGCGGGCCTACTTCGAGAACGCCCGCGACCACAATTTCGACCTCGAAAGAGTGTTCGTCGTCCTCGTCACCGAAGACTTCTGTGATACCAGGGGAATGCGAGCGATGCTCGACGACGAGGGAGTTTCGGGGGCGGTTTTCGACGAGAGTGCCCGCGAGCGGTGGTTCGATGAACGAGGGCTATCGGAATACTCCCATCTGATTCCGGAAGCGAGTCACGCCCAGACCTCGTTTGGTCTCCTGTATCTCTGGGCGAACGAAAGGTTCGACTACGGATTCTTCATCGACGACGACACACGACCGCTCGCCGACGTCGATTTTTTCGGCACGCATCTCCGCAATCTCGAATACGAGGGACTTCTTCCCGCAGTCGAATCCGACGAAGACTGGGTCAACGTACTCCATCAGAGTGATACTGACCTCTACCCCCGGGGCTACCCGTACGCGGCGATGGGCGAAGAACGCGTGAAGACCGAAGAGTACGTCGACGGCGTGGTGGCGTCCCAGGGGCTCTGGACGAACGTGCCCGATCTCGATGCCGTGCGGATACTCATGGACGGCGATCTCGATGGGCAGGCTCAGACTCGCACGAGCGCAAGAGATTACGAAGATGATTTCGTCGCTGCAGATGGCAATTACCTCACGGTCTGTTCGATGAATCTCGCGTTTCACCGCGAGATCGTGCCGGCGTTCTACCAGCTCCCGATGGACGATAACGAGTGGGGGATCGCTCGATTCGACGACATCTGGTCGGGTCTTTTTCTCAAGCGGGCCTGTGACGACCTTGGCAGGCAGATCTACAACGGTGATCCGCTGTGCCGACACGACAAGGCGCCCCGGTCAACGTTCGAGGACCTCCAGAACGAGGTGGCCGGGCTGGAACTGAACGAACACCTCTGGCACGTCGTCGACGACGTGGACGTCGATGCCGAATCGTTCGCTGAGGTATACCGGGCCATCGCGGACGAACTCGTAGCGGGTGACTACAGTGACTGGAACAACGGAGCGTTCTTGAACTACTGTGGACGGTACATGCAAGACTGGCTCGAGTGCCTGGACGAAATCGAGGAGCGACGCGAAACGGTCCAACCGGTGATGGCCGATGACTGA
- a CDS encoding extracellular solute-binding protein produces the protein MEPERGLRRRQILGAVGAAAATGLAGCAGLRDVVGGGTDPDRSQDIEIPPLAEFRGSGALIEGRPAPSGTSIQDLPDLSGSLNLYIGGGEGGIYYQFVEMLEEIYPDFQVFSSSAASSSLAQTIVEEVGSQSAQADVFWSIDASSLGYVADNNAYESLPNDVVDPVPSSFRGSDNAWVGVAGRARSIPYNSEQLSEDDIPASVMDIPETDALLGTMGWAPTYGAFKSFVTAMRLLEGPETTREWLVSLREAGTQRFPNEFVVSNQVADGTLGAGFANHYYALRVKNSRPDAPIDLAFTKNDAGALVNVAGALRIKGTQKDELVNDFIRHLLSAEAQEYFATVSFAYPMISGVAPPGGLPTVDELNPPDIDIAALADLEPTLELMREAGVSG, from the coding sequence ATGGAACCAGAGAGGGGGTTGCGGAGACGACAGATCCTCGGAGCGGTCGGCGCGGCGGCCGCGACCGGCCTGGCAGGGTGTGCCGGATTGCGAGACGTCGTGGGCGGGGGTACCGACCCTGATAGGTCGCAAGATATCGAGATACCGCCGCTGGCCGAGTTCAGAGGCTCCGGCGCTCTCATCGAAGGGCGCCCCGCACCGAGTGGCACGTCCATCCAGGACCTCCCGGACCTCTCGGGGTCGCTGAATCTCTATATCGGCGGTGGTGAGGGAGGCATCTACTACCAGTTCGTCGAGATGCTCGAGGAAATCTATCCCGACTTTCAGGTCTTTTCCAGCAGCGCTGCCTCCTCCTCGCTCGCGCAGACCATCGTCGAAGAAGTCGGGAGTCAGTCGGCACAGGCGGACGTTTTCTGGTCCATCGACGCGAGTTCGCTCGGCTACGTCGCCGACAATAACGCGTACGAATCGCTGCCGAACGATGTGGTCGATCCCGTCCCGAGTTCGTTCCGAGGGTCCGACAACGCATGGGTCGGCGTCGCCGGTCGCGCCCGGAGTATTCCGTACAACTCCGAGCAACTGAGCGAAGACGACATTCCAGCGAGCGTCATGGACATCCCGGAGACGGACGCGCTCCTCGGGACGATGGGATGGGCACCGACGTACGGCGCGTTCAAGTCGTTCGTCACCGCCATGCGATTACTCGAAGGCCCCGAGACGACCCGTGAATGGCTCGTCTCGCTCCGAGAGGCGGGCACCCAACGATTTCCCAACGAGTTCGTCGTCTCGAACCAGGTCGCCGATGGTACACTGGGCGCTGGGTTCGCAAATCACTACTACGCATTGCGCGTGAAAAACAGCCGACCGGACGCTCCGATCGATCTTGCGTTTACCAAGAACGACGCTGGAGCGCTCGTGAACGTGGCGGGCGCTCTCCGCATAAAGGGGACGCAGAAAGACGAACTCGTGAACGATTTCATCCGCCACCTACTGTCCGCCGAGGCCCAGGAGTACTTCGCAACGGTCAGCTTCGCGTATCCGATGATCTCGGGCGTTGCTCCTCCGGGGGGACTACCCACCGTCGACGAACTGAACCCACCGGACATCGATATCGCCGCACTGGCCGATCTCGAACCGACGCTGGAACTCATGCGAGAGGCTGGGGTCTCGGGCTGA
- a CDS encoding iron ABC transporter permease translates to MGVFEWLTSFVESATEEDSSAVGTGLTFLAAAIAALLVLPLGWLVVDVFNLGPRAVELTVNPTTFQVLLRSIALVTVVTLGSIVVGVPLAVLTVQAAIPFRRFWTVVSALPLAIPSYLGAFAVVSAFGPRGAFSRVLAPIGIEQIPTVYGFTGAAVVLVFYTYPYVFLTTRASLLSMDASLVEAARTLNTGRWEAFRRVTLPQITPGIAAGALLVSLYTLSDFGTPNIMRVEVFTQFIYARYNAFMRDYAALLSLQLFAVTAVILAIESRIGVDESGAYASSANRGAATLDLGRWRYPAMLVPAGIGLVAIVLPVGIFAIWLLRTGPGYATGSMSFSWSYGLNSVYVAVLAAAGAIVVALPIALRSAVSDSRLAKISDRAPYIGYATPGIVLAIALVSFSLDVVPALYKTIPLLVFAYVVRFMPQAIGSIRTSTLQVDQRLTEAARTLGRSRFSAFREITFPLIVPGIATGAALVFLTTMKELPATLILRPLRFDTLVTYIWRVQEAGLYGKAAIPALVLVVVSGISMAVILAQAGGRSPEQ, encoded by the coding sequence ATGGGAGTGTTCGAGTGGCTCACGTCCTTCGTCGAGTCCGCCACTGAGGAGGACTCGTCGGCCGTCGGCACGGGATTGACGTTCCTCGCTGCGGCGATAGCGGCGCTTCTCGTGTTGCCACTCGGCTGGTTGGTCGTCGACGTATTCAACCTTGGCCCGCGAGCGGTCGAACTCACGGTGAATCCAACGACGTTTCAGGTCCTTTTGCGGAGCATCGCGCTCGTCACAGTGGTCACCCTCGGAAGTATCGTCGTCGGCGTTCCACTCGCCGTTCTCACGGTACAGGCTGCGATTCCCTTCCGCCGATTCTGGACGGTCGTCTCGGCACTTCCGCTCGCCATACCGAGCTACCTGGGAGCGTTCGCTGTCGTTTCTGCCTTCGGGCCACGTGGCGCGTTTTCGAGAGTCCTCGCCCCCATCGGTATCGAGCAGATCCCCACTGTCTACGGGTTCACGGGTGCGGCCGTCGTGCTCGTCTTCTATACCTATCCGTACGTGTTCCTGACGACCCGGGCCTCGTTGCTCTCGATGGACGCCTCGCTCGTCGAGGCGGCACGCACGCTCAATACTGGTCGGTGGGAGGCGTTTCGGCGGGTCACTCTGCCACAAATCACACCTGGTATCGCCGCGGGGGCACTGCTCGTCTCGCTGTACACGCTCTCGGACTTCGGAACCCCGAATATCATGCGGGTCGAAGTGTTCACGCAGTTCATCTACGCCCGGTACAACGCGTTCATGCGCGATTACGCGGCACTTCTCTCGCTGCAGCTGTTCGCCGTCACGGCGGTGATTCTGGCCATCGAATCCCGCATCGGCGTCGACGAATCCGGGGCGTACGCGAGCAGTGCGAACCGGGGGGCGGCGACCCTAGACCTCGGTCGGTGGCGTTACCCAGCGATGCTCGTCCCCGCCGGAATCGGGCTCGTTGCGATCGTCCTTCCCGTCGGAATCTTCGCGATCTGGCTATTACGAACCGGCCCGGGATACGCAACGGGATCGATGTCGTTCTCCTGGTCGTACGGCCTGAATTCGGTGTACGTCGCGGTACTCGCCGCAGCCGGTGCGATCGTCGTCGCCTTACCCATCGCGTTGCGCTCTGCGGTCTCGGACTCGCGGCTGGCGAAAATTTCCGACCGTGCCCCGTACATCGGGTACGCGACCCCGGGGATCGTCCTCGCAATCGCGCTCGTCAGTTTCAGCCTCGACGTGGTCCCGGCCCTCTACAAGACGATCCCACTCCTCGTCTTCGCGTACGTGGTTCGATTTATGCCACAGGCGATCGGATCGATCAGGACCTCGACGCTACAGGTCGACCAACGACTCACCGAGGCCGCACGGACGCTTGGCCGGTCCCGTTTCAGCGCATTTCGCGAGATAACGTTCCCGTTGATCGTTCCCGGAATCGCGACCGGGGCCGCACTCGTCTTTCTCACCACGATGAAGGAATTACCGGCGACCCTCATCCTCCGACCGTTGCGGTTCGACACCCTCGTGACGTATATCTGGCGAGTTCAAGAGGCAGGGTTGTACGGGAAGGCGGCCATCCCGGCGCTCGTCCTGGTCGTCGTTTCCGGCATCTCGATGGCGGTAATACTCGCACAAGCGGGTGGTCGGAGCCCCGAACAGTGA
- a CDS encoding glycosyltransferase family 39 protein has product MNHDEGVYLQQAAMLLEGQLHLWPPVEGIFRPWFFVEDGGRLYPKYTPVPAAMFAVGELLGGYRLALVGIAAANLALVVGVVREVFEPPTGLLAGAFVLVSPLFLIDSSVFLPYAPTTMLNLLFAYGYLRADRTGERRWAVASGAAVGLAFFARPYTAVLFAAPFVLHALWTLAVDWSAAVTRQVIVASLGVVGVATALAYNAMMTGSPWVFPYQAFGPLDGPGFGHRQLLAHEVTYTPELAVEANRAVVELFFTEWIAGGVFGVAFALVGLVQMSRRPRSPREILLAGLFVSVIVGNVFFWGNLNLLGDIDRAGDGLVAAFGPYYHFDLLLPTAAFAAAGAERLAGTSWRRLASRLDRRLARTAFVLVLFVSAGLVGTVTASDLNERLEENLDVTETYEVAYEPLEDGPPENSVVLVPDPYGNWLNHPFQPLRNEPGFDGPTVYAIDDRPFSVADEYPDRRMYRYRYRGAWAPYAGSPEAAHLQRVRDVSGAVIRHEATLGIPDGAVGVTARIETDGGSAYYVAPGTADSLDFDLVIEDGRVSATGDLQALDNGSVVVDGRDTVRATVFVDYGPSGGFEYRMALPVDASDDEVRALSPRIEHCREVRTCGGEAAYIPEVASDGVFVRSTLGVHNPNS; this is encoded by the coding sequence TTGAACCACGACGAGGGCGTCTACCTTCAGCAGGCGGCGATGCTCCTGGAGGGGCAGTTGCACCTCTGGCCACCCGTCGAGGGGATCTTTCGACCGTGGTTTTTCGTCGAAGACGGCGGGCGGTTGTACCCGAAATACACCCCGGTTCCTGCAGCGATGTTTGCAGTAGGCGAACTCCTGGGAGGCTATCGACTGGCGCTCGTCGGTATCGCTGCCGCCAACCTGGCACTCGTGGTCGGTGTCGTCCGCGAGGTCTTCGAACCGCCGACGGGGTTGCTAGCCGGCGCGTTCGTCCTCGTCTCCCCGCTCTTTTTGATCGATTCGTCGGTGTTCCTCCCGTACGCACCGACGACGATGCTCAATCTTTTGTTCGCCTACGGGTACCTTCGGGCCGATCGAACCGGAGAACGACGGTGGGCAGTGGCCTCTGGCGCCGCCGTAGGACTCGCGTTTTTCGCACGCCCCTATACGGCTGTGCTGTTCGCGGCTCCGTTCGTCCTACATGCACTCTGGACGCTCGCCGTCGACTGGTCGGCTGCGGTAACACGACAGGTGATCGTCGCCTCGCTCGGAGTGGTAGGGGTGGCAACGGCCTTGGCGTACAACGCGATGATGACAGGGTCGCCGTGGGTGTTCCCGTACCAGGCGTTCGGGCCACTGGACGGACCGGGGTTCGGCCACCGCCAACTGCTGGCTCACGAGGTCACCTACACGCCGGAACTCGCTGTGGAAGCGAACCGAGCCGTCGTCGAACTATTCTTCACGGAGTGGATCGCAGGCGGCGTCTTCGGGGTAGCGTTCGCTCTGGTCGGACTCGTTCAAATGAGCAGACGACCTCGATCACCCCGAGAGATACTCCTCGCCGGGCTGTTCGTCTCTGTCATCGTCGGTAACGTGTTCTTCTGGGGAAATCTCAACCTCCTGGGAGACATCGACCGGGCCGGTGACGGACTCGTCGCCGCGTTCGGGCCCTACTACCACTTCGACTTGTTGCTTCCGACGGCTGCGTTCGCCGCTGCTGGTGCAGAACGGCTGGCCGGTACGTCGTGGCGACGACTCGCCTCACGCCTCGATCGTCGCCTCGCTCGAACCGCGTTCGTCCTCGTGTTGTTCGTTAGTGCGGGCCTCGTCGGCACCGTCACCGCGTCCGATTTGAACGAGCGCCTCGAGGAAAACCTGGATGTGACCGAAACGTACGAGGTGGCCTACGAGCCCCTCGAGGATGGCCCACCCGAGAACTCGGTCGTACTGGTGCCAGATCCCTACGGTAACTGGCTGAACCATCCGTTCCAGCCGTTGCGAAACGAGCCCGGGTTCGATGGTCCAACCGTATACGCGATCGACGATCGGCCGTTTTCGGTCGCTGACGAGTATCCCGACCGTCGAATGTACCGGTACAGGTACCGCGGAGCGTGGGCTCCGTACGCGGGCTCGCCGGAAGCAGCCCACCTCCAGCGGGTTCGCGACGTCTCCGGAGCGGTGATCCGCCACGAGGCGACTCTGGGTATCCCCGATGGTGCTGTCGGTGTCACCGCTCGAATCGAGACGGACGGAGGCTCAGCGTACTACGTTGCACCGGGGACGGCGGATAGTCTGGATTTCGACCTCGTCATCGAGGACGGCCGAGTCTCGGCAACGGGCGACTTGCAGGCCCTGGATAATGGATCGGTCGTTGTGGACGGTCGGGATACCGTCCGGGCGACCGTCTTCGTCGACTACGGTCCCAGTGGGGGGTTCGAGTATCGGATGGCGCTCCCGGTAGATGCCTCGGACGACGAGGTGCGCGCGCTCTCTCCCCGTATCGAACACTGCCGTGAAGTTCGCACTTGTGGTGGGGAGGCAGCGTACATACCCGAAGTGGCGTCGGACGGCGTGTTCGTTCGGAGCACCCTCGGCGTCCACAATCCAAATTCATAA